A single genomic interval of Helianthus annuus cultivar XRQ/B chromosome 13, HanXRQr2.0-SUNRISE, whole genome shotgun sequence harbors:
- the LOC110898765 gene encoding protein DETOXIFICATION 49, whose amino-acid sequence MCQQTSSHSYVKCDSTHEQSEIFNHLIPKTTENNQPTLPPPTLNHVKPHKSQISLAIQEAIEISHIAIPMILTGILMYSRSMISMLFLGHLGELSLAGGSLAVGFANITGYSILSGLAMGMEPICAQAFGAGKHKGLGLCLQRAILLLLFTSLPISILWISMKKILIFCGQDQEIATMAQSYLLYNLPDLFLQSFLHPLRIYLRSQSITLPLTYCASFSIILHIPINYFLVTKLQMGIKGVAISSVCTNFNFVASLILYIIISGVYKKTWAGMSNSCFKNWNMLLNLALPSCVSVCLEWWWYEIMILLCGLLVNPKATVASMGILIQTTALIYIFPSSLSFSVSTRVGNELGAGQPRKAKLAAVVGICCSFVLGFSALLFATSVRNLWAVIFTQDKDIIALTSLVLPIIGLCELGNCPQTTGCGVLRGTARPKIGANINLGCFYLVGMPVAVVLGFWLKYDFKGLWLGMLAAQMSCVVVMLVVLGRTDWVVEAERAKELTHGGCGGGDIGKDDADSEETKEENYKLIKPANKGEESMGLGDDFV is encoded by the coding sequence ATGTGTCAGCAAACTTCATCACATTCCTATGTCAAATGTGACTCAACCCACGAACAATCCGAAATCTTCAATCATTTGATCCCCAAAACCACTGAAAACAACCAACCAACATTACCACCACCAACACTTAATCATGTCAAGCCCCACAAATCCCAAATCTCATTAGCAATCCAAGAAGCCATTGAGATATCCCACATCGCAATTCCCATGATCCTGACCGGGATACTAATGTATTCCCGGTCAATGATCTCCATGCTTTTTCTTGGACACCTCGGCGAGTTGTCTCTCGCCGGGGGGTCACTCGCTGTTGGCTTTGCCAACATCACCGGATACTCCATTCTCTCTGGCCTTGCCATGGGAATGGAGCCCATTTGCGCCCAAGCGTTTGGCGCCGGAAAACACAAAGGTCTCGGCCTATGCTTACAAAGAGCCATTCTCCTTCTACTCTTCACTTCATTACCCATATCCATTTTGTGGATCAGCATGAAAAAAATCTTGATTTTTTGTGGGCAAGATCAAGAAATCGCCACAATGGCACAAAGCTATCTTCTTTATAACCTCCCTGACCTTTTCCTTCAATCTTTCTTACACCCATTACGAATCTACCTTCGTTCTCAATCCATAACCCTACCATTAACATATtgtgcatctttttcaatcatTCTTCACATACCCATCAACTATTTTCTCGTCACAAAGCTTCAAATGGGAATCAAAGGTGTCGCTATCAGCAGTGTTTGTACCAACTTCAACTTCGTAGCATCTTTAATCCTTTACATAATAATCTCCGGTGTTTACAAAAAAACATGGGCAGGCATGTCAAACTCATGTTTTAAAAACTGGAACATGCTTTTAAACTTAGCGCTTCCGAGTTGTGTATCAGTCTGTCTCGAATGGTGGTGGTACGAGATTATGATCTTGTTATGTGGGCTACTAGTTAACCCTAAAGCCACCGTGGCTTCAATGGGTATATTGATCCAAACCACCGCGTTAATATACATATTCCCCTCATCTTTGAGTTTTAGTGTGTCAACTCGGGTTGGTAACGAGTTGGGAGCGGGTCAACCACGTAAAGCAAAACTAGCAGCCGTTGTTGGAATATGTTGCAGCTTTGTTTTGGGTTTTTCAGCTCTTTTGTTTGCTACCAGTGTACGGAACTTATGGGCGGTTATTTTCACACAAGATAAAGATATCATAGCGTTAACATCGTTGGTTTTGCCGATAATCGGGTTATGCGAGCTCGGAAACTGCCCACAGACGACCGGTTGCGGTGTTTTGCGAGGGACAGCCAGGCCGAAAATCGGGGCGAATATTAACCTGGGATGTTTTTATCTTGTGGGCATGCCTGTGGCTGTGGTTTTGGGATTCTGGTTGAAATATGATTTTAAAGGGTTGTGGCTAGGGATGCTGGCGGCTCAGATGTCTTGTGTGGTGGTGATGCTGGTGGTGTTGGGGCGGACGGATTGGGTGGTTGAAGCGGAGAGAGCTAAGGAGCTTACAcacggtggttgtggtggtggtgacaTTGGTAAGGATGATGCTGACAGCGAAGAAACTAAGGAAGAGAATTATAAGTTAATCAAACCTGCAAACAAGGGAGAAGAATCTATGGGTTTAGGGGATGATTTCGTTTAA